The genomic window TCTTCAACTGGATTAAACTATTTATGTTTTTTACCATCTCTCGTCCTTCTCTCGTCCTTCGTCATTCCCTGCCTATCCTCTCTTTCGCCTCAGTAAAGTGATAAACAACGGCCCCCCGATAAGCGCGGTGATCACGCCGATAGGGATCTCAACCGGTGAAAGAAGCGTCCGGGACAGCAAGTCGCAGGTTATAAGAAACAGGCCCCCGCCGATAATTGACGAAGGAAGCAGAAATTTATGGTTTGGGCCCAGTAATATCCGCATCAGATGAGGGACTATCAAACCGACAAAACCGATCAGCCCGCAGACCGAAACAACTCCGGCAGTGAGCAGGGAAGCCAGGATAAATAATATCTTCTTGATCGCCTCTACCCTAAGGCCTAAATGGATAGCAGGTTCTTCGCCAAGCGTAATTATATTTAAATCGCGCCAGAATATTAAACTGGCGCTTAAACAAGCCGTAACAATCACCCCTGTCACAATAACTAATTTCAGATCAAATTGCTGAAGGCTTCCCAACAGCCACCAGAGAATACTGTGCAGGCCTTCCCGGGTGGAAATTGAAACCATAAATATTAATATGGCTGATAATACCGCGCTGACTATCACTCCGGAAAGTAACAGGTTATAAATAGATATCTTTCCATTGGTTTTGGCTAAGTTATAGACCAGGATCATAGTAAGCAAAGCCCCTAAAAAGGCCATCAGAGGCAAAAAACCCAGGCCCAGGGCTCCGGAGCTCAGGCCAAGCACAATACAGCTTGCCGCGCCTAATCCCGCGCCGCTGGATATGCCCAATACACAGGGCTCGGCTAAGGGATTTCTCAGCAGGCCCTGAAGTATTACCCCGGCCGCGCTTAATCCTGCCCCGGCGATAAATGCCAGAATCGTCCTTACTATCCTGAGCCTTAGGATATCCGGGTTTTGGCCGCTTAATAACCTTAGCGGTGAAATCCAGACAGCTCCTATAAAAACAGAAAGAACCGCCATTACCATCAGCAGGAGAATAAGCAATCCTATAATATTTTTACTCTTCATTTCACGAATTACCATAAATTTGCTTGTGCACGGATTCACGCGGATGTTTTAGCTCATAGCTCACAGCTCATAGCTCAAAGCTCAAAGCCGGTTCAGTGTCCATACAACCTCTCATAGATCTTCTCCACTCCCTCAACAAACCTCGGCCCCGGCCGCAGGATCAGATCCGGATCAATGTCGCCAATAATGTTGTTATTTCTTATCGCTTTGATATTTTCCCAGCCGGTTC from Candidatus Omnitrophota bacterium includes these protein-coding regions:
- a CDS encoding iron ABC transporter permease, yielding MVIREMKSKNIIGLLILLLMVMAVLSVFIGAVWISPLRLLSGQNPDILRLRIVRTILAFIAGAGLSAAGVILQGLLRNPLAEPCVLGISSGAGLGAASCIVLGLSSGALGLGFLPLMAFLGALLTMILVYNLAKTNGKISIYNLLLSGVIVSAVLSAILIFMVSISTREGLHSILWWLLGSLQQFDLKLVIVTGVIVTACLSASLIFWRDLNIITLGEEPAIHLGLRVEAIKKILFILASLLTAGVVSVCGLIGFVGLIVPHLMRILLGPNHKFLLPSSIIGGGLFLITCDLLSRTLLSPVEIPIGVITALIGGPLFITLLRRKRG